Proteins encoded in a region of the Streptomyces sp. NBC_01471 genome:
- a CDS encoding GntR family transcriptional regulator — MLSTGLSQGAVPRLERPGPLRERVYETLLELITTRALSPGQHLVESELAGHLGVSRQPVREALQRLNTEGWVDLRPAQGAFVHEPTEQEADQLLSVRTLLEAEAARLAAAGSGSAGVAALEKLCEKGERAVADDDPDLAVAANAEFHAKVMELAGNVVLAELAGQVDRRVRWYYQPVARQRGTQSWIEHRALIAAISARDEKAATEVMRAHTEHTRAICHRRENG; from the coding sequence ATGTTGTCCACAGGACTGTCGCAAGGGGCCGTACCGAGGCTGGAGCGGCCGGGACCGCTGCGGGAGCGGGTGTACGAGACGCTGCTCGAACTCATCACCACGCGGGCGCTGTCGCCGGGCCAGCACCTGGTCGAGAGTGAACTCGCCGGTCACCTCGGGGTGTCCCGCCAGCCGGTGCGTGAAGCACTGCAACGGCTCAACACCGAGGGATGGGTCGATCTGCGCCCCGCGCAGGGCGCGTTCGTCCACGAGCCCACCGAACAGGAGGCCGACCAGCTGCTTTCGGTCCGCACGCTCCTGGAGGCGGAGGCCGCCCGGCTGGCCGCGGCCGGGTCCGGGTCCGCGGGGGTCGCCGCGCTGGAGAAGCTGTGCGAGAAGGGCGAGCGGGCCGTCGCGGACGACGACCCGGACCTCGCGGTGGCGGCCAACGCCGAGTTCCACGCCAAGGTGATGGAACTGGCCGGCAACGTCGTTCTGGCGGAACTGGCGGGGCAGGTGGACCGCCGGGTGCGCTGGTACTACCAGCCGGTCGCCCGGCAGCGCGGCACGCAGTCCTGGATCGAGCACCGTGCGCTGATCGCGGCGATCTCGGCACGGGACGAGAAGGCGGCGACCGAGGTCATGCGGGCGCACACCGAGCACACCCGCGCGATCTGCCACCGGCGCGAGAACGGCTGA